The following are encoded together in the Fimbriiglobus ruber genome:
- the rimO gene encoding 30S ribosomal protein S12 methylthiotransferase RimO → MPAKTKSLPLTSAGPAPAAAAPAAKGSYAFISLGCPKNLVDSERMLGKLAQDGYALQPDAAGADVVVINTCGFIEPARQESLGVIREMLALKQQGKVGSVVVAGCLAERHRDMLLETVPEVDQIVGVFGREDIAAVVDRAVAQRTEQRSLFRPAPVRALEDTARLRITPRHYAYLKISEGCDRLCTYCAIPKMRGKHVTKPIEEVIREARELAADGVRELIIVAQDSTYYGMDLYGRVRLAELLRELDTVDGIEWVRLLYAYPEHVSDELIDTLASSKKVIPYIDMPLQHINDGVLRRMVRRVDRAATVDLLGRLRKGLPNLAIRTTFIVGFPGETDAEFEELRTFVEDFKFERVGVFPYSLEPGTPAEKLGGHIPEDVKLARRDAVMEVQQRVAFEWTRGRVGTELTAVIDGPDPEFANHYVGRTYADSPDIDCSIRVKAKKLAPGDFVKVKVTAADGYDLAGRAIGAAW, encoded by the coding sequence ATGCCCGCGAAGACCAAGTCGTTGCCCCTGACCTCGGCCGGCCCCGCCCCCGCGGCGGCCGCGCCGGCGGCCAAGGGGAGCTACGCGTTCATCAGCCTCGGGTGCCCGAAGAACCTCGTCGACTCCGAGCGGATGCTCGGCAAGCTCGCGCAGGACGGGTACGCCCTCCAACCGGACGCGGCCGGGGCGGACGTGGTCGTCATCAATACGTGCGGGTTCATCGAGCCGGCCCGGCAGGAATCGCTCGGCGTCATCCGCGAAATGCTCGCCCTCAAGCAGCAAGGCAAGGTCGGGTCGGTCGTGGTCGCCGGGTGCCTGGCCGAGCGGCACCGGGACATGCTCCTCGAAACCGTCCCCGAGGTCGACCAGATCGTCGGCGTGTTCGGGCGCGAGGACATCGCGGCCGTCGTCGACCGGGCGGTCGCCCAGCGGACCGAGCAACGGTCACTGTTCCGCCCGGCCCCGGTCCGCGCGCTCGAAGACACCGCCCGCCTCCGCATCACCCCGCGGCACTACGCCTATCTCAAGATCAGCGAGGGGTGCGACCGCCTCTGCACGTACTGCGCGATCCCGAAGATGCGGGGCAAGCACGTCACCAAGCCGATCGAGGAAGTCATCCGCGAGGCCCGCGAGCTGGCGGCCGACGGCGTCCGCGAACTCATCATCGTCGCCCAGGACTCGACCTACTACGGCATGGACCTGTACGGCCGCGTCCGCCTGGCCGAACTCCTCCGCGAACTGGACACGGTCGACGGCATCGAATGGGTGCGGCTCCTGTACGCGTACCCGGAACACGTCTCGGACGAGCTGATCGACACGCTGGCGTCGTCCAAGAAGGTCATCCCGTACATCGACATGCCGCTCCAGCACATCAACGACGGCGTCCTCCGCCGGATGGTCCGCCGAGTCGACCGGGCGGCAACCGTGGACTTGCTCGGCCGGTTGCGGAAGGGTCTTCCGAACCTGGCGATCCGCACCACCTTCATCGTCGGCTTCCCGGGCGAGACGGACGCCGAGTTTGAGGAACTGCGGACGTTCGTCGAGGACTTCAAGTTCGAGCGCGTCGGCGTCTTCCCGTATTCGCTCGAACCAGGCACGCCGGCCGAGAAACTGGGCGGCCACATCCCCGAGGACGTCAAACTCGCCCGCCGCGACGCGGTGATGGAAGTGCAGCAGCGGGTGGCGTTCGAGTGGACGCGGGGGCGGGTCGGGACCGAGCTGACGGCGGTGATCGACGGCCCCGATCCCGAGTTCGCCAACCACTACGTCGGCCGCACCTACGCCGACTCCCCGGACATCGACTGCTCGATCCGGGTGAAGGCCAAGAAGCTAGCCCCCGGCGACTTTGTGAAGGTCAAGGTGACGGCGGCCGACGGGTACGACCTGGCCGGCCGGGCGATCGGGGCGGCGTGGTAA
- a CDS encoding MBG domain-containing protein — protein sequence MPASWSRSWTFPSSAALSYARVVRLTTTATSTSNVGSHTITVAAGTLSASNYAFTVANDTLTVVQATTFVKADSQEMSVDATALPPC from the coding sequence ATGCCGGCGTCGTGGAGCAGGTCGTGGACCTTCCCGTCGTCGGCCGCCTTGTCGTACGCGAGGGTCGTGAGGCTGACCACGACAGCGACGTCGACCAGCAACGTCGGCTCGCACACGATCACCGTCGCCGCCGGGACTCTGTCTGCGTCGAACTACGCGTTCACCGTAGCCAATGATACGCTGACTGTTGTTCAGGCGACAACATTCGTGAAGGCCGACTCCCAAGAGATGTCGGTCGACGCAACCGCCTTGCCGCCGTGTTGA
- a CDS encoding M2 family metallopeptidase → MAALFGATSASAADPAVTARAQAFVAAHVSKFRPLDITAGKAWWDANTTGKDEDFKKKEEAQNKIDAALSDKTAFAELKAIKEAKDKGAIEDKLLARSVDVLYLTYLEKQVDPELLKKITAKSNVVEQKFNVFRPVVNGNEITDSAAREILKKGTESAQRKAVWEAGKKVGANVETDLKELVKLRNEAATQLGFKNFHALTLFLNEQDGVELVKLFDELDELTREPFLKAKAEIDERLAKIYDIKPADLAPWHYHDPFFQESPAVFDADLDAPYKKADILKLCSQFYAGIGLPIDDVIARSDLYEKKGKSPHAFCTDIDREGDVRVLANIVPNEYWMGTMLHELGHSVYSSKNIPQSVPYVLRSEAHILTTEGVAMQFERFGKSRAWLEKMGVAVDNPEAFAAAAKKVQRNQLLIFSRWCQVMLRFEKGMYENPDQDLNALWWGLVEKYQGLKKPAGRNAPDYGSKIHICSAPVYYHNYMMGQLFASQVHHTIARELFNDADPNAVIYIGDRRVGEFMKKKVFEPARTVTWRELTKNATGEELGAKAFAKDFQGK, encoded by the coding sequence GTGGCCGCGCTCTTTGGCGCTACCTCCGCTTCGGCCGCCGACCCGGCTGTCACCGCCCGCGCGCAAGCGTTCGTCGCCGCGCACGTGTCCAAGTTCCGGCCGCTCGACATCACCGCCGGCAAGGCGTGGTGGGACGCGAACACGACCGGGAAGGACGAGGACTTCAAGAAGAAAGAAGAGGCACAGAACAAGATCGACGCGGCCCTGTCGGACAAGACCGCGTTCGCCGAGCTGAAAGCCATCAAGGAAGCGAAAGACAAGGGCGCGATCGAGGACAAACTGCTCGCCCGCTCGGTTGACGTGTTGTACCTCACGTACCTGGAAAAGCAGGTCGACCCCGAGTTATTGAAGAAGATCACCGCCAAATCGAACGTCGTCGAACAGAAGTTCAACGTGTTCCGCCCCGTCGTGAACGGCAACGAAATCACTGATAGCGCGGCCCGCGAGATTCTGAAGAAGGGGACCGAGTCCGCGCAGCGGAAGGCGGTGTGGGAGGCGGGCAAGAAGGTCGGCGCGAACGTGGAAACCGACCTCAAGGAACTGGTCAAACTCCGGAACGAGGCGGCCACCCAACTCGGGTTCAAGAACTTCCACGCCCTGACGCTGTTCCTGAACGAGCAAGACGGCGTCGAACTCGTCAAGCTGTTCGACGAACTCGACGAGTTGACCCGCGAGCCGTTCTTGAAGGCGAAGGCCGAGATCGACGAGCGGTTGGCCAAGATCTACGACATCAAACCGGCCGACCTGGCCCCGTGGCACTACCACGACCCGTTCTTCCAGGAGAGCCCGGCCGTGTTCGACGCGGACCTCGACGCGCCGTACAAGAAGGCCGACATCCTCAAGCTCTGCAGCCAGTTCTACGCCGGCATCGGCCTGCCGATCGACGACGTGATCGCCCGGAGCGATCTGTACGAGAAGAAGGGCAAATCCCCGCACGCGTTCTGCACGGACATCGACCGCGAGGGCGACGTCCGCGTGCTGGCGAACATCGTCCCCAACGAATACTGGATGGGGACGATGCTGCACGAACTCGGCCACTCGGTCTACAGCAGCAAGAACATCCCGCAGTCGGTCCCTTACGTCCTCCGGTCCGAGGCGCACATCCTGACGACCGAGGGCGTGGCGATGCAATTCGAGCGGTTCGGCAAGTCTCGGGCGTGGCTCGAAAAGATGGGCGTGGCGGTCGACAACCCCGAGGCGTTCGCGGCCGCGGCCAAGAAGGTGCAGCGGAACCAACTCCTCATCTTCAGCCGCTGGTGCCAGGTGATGCTGCGGTTCGAGAAGGGAATGTACGAGAACCCCGACCAGGACTTGAACGCGCTCTGGTGGGGGCTGGTCGAGAAGTACCAGGGGTTGAAAAAGCCGGCCGGCCGGAACGCCCCGGACTACGGGAGCAAGATCCACATCTGCAGCGCCCCGGTCTACTACCACAACTACATGATGGGCCAACTCTTCGCCTCCCAGGTCCATCACACCATCGCGCGAGAGTTATTCAACGACGCGGACCCGAACGCGGTCATTTACATCGGCGACAGGCGGGTCGGCGAGTTCATGAAGAAGAAAGTGTTCGAGCCGGCCCGGACGGTGACGTGGCGGGAACTGACGAAAAACGCCACGGGCGAGGAACTCGGGGCGAAGGCGTTTGCCAAGGACTTCCAGGGGAAGTGA
- a CDS encoding UbiA family prenyltransferase, protein MKYPKLHTYAQLLRLPNVFTAFADICMAAAATGLLVDRPGTFALVLLASGCLYLGGMVSNDFFDRAEDARLRPFRPIPSGRVSPRRALAVAVALLAAGFVLALIASEGMFVAGGWPTPALVAAGLIVAIVLYNRWLKHTPIGPIGMGLCRFLNVLLGVSAAGVGAVSDELAFHLAGVVGLYIVGVTWFARTEEAESNRLQLRLAAGVMALAAFAALMVPGHFGEGKAPTPMYFSYLVVAFGFVVGVPLVRAIRQPSPKLVQAAVKQSIFGLVLLDAALAVAFVGWPGLTIILLLLPATWLGKWVYST, encoded by the coding sequence ATGAAGTACCCGAAGCTCCACACCTACGCCCAACTCCTCCGCCTGCCGAACGTGTTCACCGCGTTCGCGGACATCTGCATGGCCGCCGCCGCCACCGGCCTGCTCGTTGACCGCCCGGGTACGTTCGCCCTGGTCCTGCTCGCGTCCGGGTGTCTGTACCTCGGCGGCATGGTGTCGAACGACTTCTTCGACCGCGCGGAAGACGCCCGCCTTCGGCCGTTCCGCCCCATCCCCTCCGGCCGCGTGTCGCCACGGCGGGCACTGGCTGTCGCGGTCGCGCTGCTCGCGGCCGGGTTCGTTCTGGCCCTGATAGCTTCGGAAGGGATGTTCGTCGCGGGCGGGTGGCCGACGCCAGCGCTTGTGGCCGCGGGGCTCATCGTCGCCATCGTGCTGTATAACCGCTGGCTCAAGCACACACCCATCGGGCCGATCGGCATGGGTCTCTGCCGGTTCCTGAACGTCCTCCTCGGCGTCTCGGCCGCGGGAGTCGGGGCGGTCTCGGACGAACTCGCGTTCCACCTCGCGGGCGTGGTCGGGTTGTACATCGTCGGCGTGACGTGGTTCGCCCGGACGGAGGAAGCCGAGAGCAATCGGTTGCAACTCCGCCTCGCCGCCGGCGTGATGGCGTTAGCCGCGTTCGCCGCGCTGATGGTCCCGGGACACTTCGGCGAAGGGAAAGCCCCAACGCCCATGTATTTCTCGTACCTGGTGGTCGCCTTCGGCTTCGTGGTCGGCGTTCCGCTCGTCCGGGCGATCCGCCAGCCGAGCCCGAAACTGGTCCAGGCCGCAGTTAAACAATCGATCTTCGGCCTCGTACTGCTCGACGCGGCCCTCGCCGTGGCGTTCGTCGGGTGGCCCGGGTTGACTATCATTTTGTTGTTGCTGCCGGCCACCTGGCTCGGAAAATGGGTCTACTCGACTTAA
- a CDS encoding formylglycine-generating enzyme family protein, whose amino-acid sequence MVSSSTQILIFACLIFLKISPAVADDRKPPLLDCTSPGGADARTVLASQKAWAKFLIEPSHEKSFTLDMTGKVTIDMILLPPGKYYRGDGDAARIITLKNPLWVGKYEVTQQQYEAVMGTNPSYFKRAGVDAALYPVETVSHDDATRFATRASQNTGAEFRLLREAEWEYACRAGTRTKFYNGDSNDTLGEIAHYYKKNDSKGPEKVGGKKPNAFGLYDMAGNCWEWCSDWYADYDAITTDPRGPAFGSIRVNRGGSWGHSAQCCGAAYRHNDTPTRTSGGISLRLVRVPMWK is encoded by the coding sequence ATGGTCAGCTCTTCGACTCAGATTCTTATATTCGCGTGTCTCATATTCTTGAAAATCAGTCCGGCTGTGGCCGACGATCGGAAACCACCTCTTCTCGATTGCACTAGCCCCGGTGGGGCCGACGCCAGGACCGTTCTCGCCTCCCAGAAAGCGTGGGCCAAATTTCTCATCGAACCAAGCCACGAGAAGTCTTTCACCCTCGACATGACCGGAAAAGTGACAATCGACATGATCCTGCTGCCACCGGGCAAGTACTACCGGGGTGATGGCGATGCCGCGAGAATCATCACCCTGAAAAACCCGCTCTGGGTCGGTAAGTACGAGGTTACCCAGCAGCAGTACGAAGCCGTGATGGGAACGAACCCCAGTTACTTCAAAAGGGCAGGGGTTGATGCCGCATTGTACCCAGTGGAGACAGTCAGCCACGACGACGCGACACGATTCGCCACTCGTGCCTCCCAGAATACCGGTGCCGAATTTCGACTGCTACGCGAGGCCGAATGGGAATATGCCTGCCGCGCCGGGACGCGGACCAAATTCTACAACGGCGATTCCAACGACACGCTCGGCGAGATCGCACATTATTACAAGAAGAACGACAGTAAGGGTCCCGAAAAAGTTGGTGGCAAGAAGCCGAACGCTTTTGGGCTTTACGACATGGCAGGGAACTGCTGGGAGTGGTGTTCGGACTGGTACGCGGATTACGACGCGATTACAACCGATCCACGCGGGCCTGCGTTCGGCTCAATTCGAGTGAACCGGGGCGGTAGTTGGGGCCATTCTGCCCAGTGTTGCGGCGCGGCATACCGGCACAACGACACGCCTACCCGCACGAGCGGCGGCATCAGCCTGCGGCTTGTACGAGTTCCGATGTGGAAATAA